Genomic segment of Sander lucioperca isolate FBNREF2018 chromosome 20, SLUC_FBN_1.2, whole genome shotgun sequence:
gagacagacagagacagacagagagacagacagagaaagacagagagacagagacagaaagagaaagacagagagagagagagagacagacagagacagacagagacagacagagacagacagagacagacagagagacatagacagacagagagagacatagacagacagagagagacagagacagggagaaacagaaacagacagacagagacagggagaaacagagacagacagagatacagagacagacagagagagacagagagagcgacagagacagacagagagacagagacagacagagacagagagacagagagacatagacagacagagagagacagagacagacagagagacatagacagacagagacggacagcagacagacagcagacagacagacagagagagacagagagagagagacagagagagagagacagagagagacagagagagacagagacagacagagagacatagacagacagagagagacagagacagatagacagacagacagagagaaacaaacagacagacagagagagacagagacagggagaaacagaaacagacagagacagggagaaacagagacagagagacagagacagacagagagatagagatagagagacagacagagagacagagagagacagagacagagtcagacagacagagagacagacagacagacagacagagagagacagagacagacagagagagacagacagagagacagagagagacagaagacagagagacagacagagacagacagagagacagagacagacaaagagagacagagacagtcagacagaagtggaacactaaagatatagactaatgttcatattactgcctgtagtattcaattcaactgtctgtgaaagggttgtcatggtaacgtatgaccagtgaaaacaccctttgaagtctgtgatgagatctctttgatctttaatcaggttaacgaccgtgtcacctgctgaaactgtcagctgtgccccactggagctattcaaagacacagagcaagctctcaaataaagcctcagactgctaaaactaTAAGGGCTattggtgaaatgatgtaatcgtgaccaccacaacgcaacacacactcactagaaacgcagaaaaatcctgaaatgatcactaaacttaaacagcttttttacaaaaactgtaaaagatatcaaactgaaaagccatagccggattgctgaatattttgtgaacattttaaagtttggttggcgtctgtaggtgaaagtatgaaggagctgaaaattttgggagcagaagaagattttaaggatttgaagcatgctctcattgacttcaatgataaaaaaaagtcataaaaagcttaatattttaaaaagtataaatagtagaaaaaaagttgaagaagtcccatcattagctgaaagagctgaacattttaaaagttgaatggttttaatagctgaaagtatgcagaagttacagagaaaaacgtacggaataataagcagaagaataaataaagaacagaataacaatagttggaatgctgctgaacagcattcccactaattagTGTCATTAGTGACACCTGTGGTTTTCCTGCTCTGACTTGAGGTCtcatcagccagaataactggaaacacctgtgtgggtgtgcaggGCCTTTTAGTCCTGCAACACAACCTTAGTTGTTTACAAACGGTTAAATAAAGCCCTCGTTGTTGGTCCTGCTCCCCCTGACACtattgctacgtttacacgtggccggctattttcataaacggacatttcaacctctccgttttcaaaaataacatcgtgcacacCTGTCAGTTTttagaaaagtgttcgtttacacaaacccgtgtatatatgccgtcaagagcatatatatgccaaacctgtaggtggccgtgtaacgagaagctcaagcccacgttagccaatcagaatccaagggggtaagcgtctgtcaacaacccgtagctcctatggtgccattttgatgctaacaagcactcacccgcagttagcattccattgactgccattcattttgacgtcactttgacagcgaatacctttacatctgaagcgttatAAGTCTTATTGAGTTATCTGTCCATTgcttatttctaaagaaacacgacaatgtataaaatgctccattaccttgtatctcacgttatggccccgTAACAGacgttttttgtaaaaataggctaacgattgtgtcataaccacgcgacttactgtcacatagtagaggaattaccgtacagtacaggagaagcccgcaggcagtttcgacttacattagctgtttaagtttaattactaatgttaactagcattttagttagcaataattagcctgcgcctatgttatctccttacatatacctacgctctccgtctctgcaatattcggaatgattgagatttctcttggcacagctaccacaAGACTTAAACTTTCAGAcatgttgctcacgtcacatttacgttgtctctctcagttggaggctgcgcagtaacactcaaccatcaccggaaaagtgcttcttgtcggtacacgatccgttctgcctgcatgatccgttctgcacatgcgcaagataattctgttttaccgaggatacgacctgcacgatctgttccacgctagcctatggctagcctccaccgggaagctaacgttagtttagctaacagctaattcggctaaccgctagctgacagctagattcagtctaaaatgcagtgtcgtaaatcctcgtacaaccgcgcatgcgcgaacattttgcgcatgtgcagaacggatcgtgttggcagaacggatcgtgtaccgacacttctagtatccttcactggtctccatccagagcaacgggatcagTTATATACCGTTTATGTCAGAAtcccaaaaatagcaacaacagcgaCAAATTCCtatctcttctcttcctcggctgcctaaacctccggttctcagtttacatgcaaacgtgcaaacaaagttttccaaaatctccactctggccggagtttttataAAGAAttgttttcagaggcgaattctccgtttgcgtgtaaacgaagggcacaaacgaagggaaatatctcagtttttcaaaataaccatgtacgtgtaaacggggtatGAGAACTGCTTATTTCATGCTTATTTTTTCCCTGATGAGCCAGATGAAGGCCACAAGCGGCATCGGTCTAGTAATAAAGTCCTTGGTGGTGTTTTATCTCGTCAGACTTTTTACTCTAATATAATACCAGACATGAATCTGTTTAAAGCTTGCAAATGGTACAAATAGTTGTGGACTTTgtggttaaaatgtgtatgaGGTGCCCCCTAAAGCATGTATAGAGTTGTAATAGTTTTATTGTAGTTTTATGTTATCCTTCTGTGTCAAAGCTGAGCAGTATTAGACCAAAGCCAGCGATAACATGCGTCATGGATGTCAAAGGAACTTTGAACAGAACCTTGAACTACAGCTGGAATGAGTGCCTGATGATTAGAAGGCCAAACTGAGAACCACACTGTGCTTACGTGTACATAGACTTAggaccctatcttgcaccccgcgcagcgcagcgcaaagcccgaccaAGTGTCTtcgctagtttaagaccgacgcagttgtcagtttcccttCCAGCacccacgttgtttaaatagcaaatgcacctgcaccctgCGCCCATCTGTTATCACCCCCAAGTTACCAAGTTATCGcgtcattgaccaacaaaaacctggtctaaagtcaatagcgcagcatttcattgttattttaacagcgaattCGAAAAATatgcctaggcttatgcacagcgcgctcACACTaggcttgttacacacacacacacagggacgcgcagtagcacacaaacatgcaaaagattacaaataaaaatattacggtgcaaatccgccatcataatatggcttttaaagggaatgggagatgacacactgattggtttattgcatgttacacccaaaacacatatgaattaatgaagacactaagtacaacccttttgaaccatgcgcctggcgcacggacccttttttccaccgtcaaactggcaaaagtggatttggacacgccataaacgcacctgcgccaggcgcttcaggCCGTGCTCTTAGATCGTTAAAGTAGGGCCCTTAATGTTGCTGGTTCAATGAAGTTGTCATGACAATGTAAAGATCGTAATTGAAGCATGTATGCAAAGAAAAGAAGGTATTCATTAATGAAACTGTTTGGTCGGTTTTTCTAGTTGAACGATACTTTTCTCTGCAACAGCCTTAAGGCctagacacacagagccgataattggctgttggacagtctggcaaggtcagtgactcgagtctgttcggtgtattccgtgccgtcgtccgtccgagggaccgtcggccttcattttggccgatttgacacgTATAATTGACTgagtgactagagtctctcaaaatctgacgaaaatcttgtcgatctgaaataaagacagattcagcaactgcatggcctatttctcgataaaatgttttcagaaacacgtttcggtgaactattttagtacaatatgagattgtattctgaacaagccgccatgacagtctgtctttgaatttccgaagaaaccagacccacgtgatgcgttcgtccaatcagctgccggttttcatttttgggtgacaatacagattagcgccacctgctgttatggagacatattacgtctcatctctttggtgtgttctgaggcacttttttgaccaactcgggtagactgatcagtccaactgccttttctgccgagggtcggctgTCTGGTCTGAgtgtctgcagctttaaagGCACGTTCACTTCGTTTGTTGGGTGAGTCATGGGTGCAGCTTTATGAagcataaatgtacagtttgtaTTACATCACAGTATCCAAACAGACACCATGGAGAGCATTTTACACCATCAAATAGGGCCTTTTCTGCATTTTGGGCAGCTTTGAATGCAAATCTGCTCTATATTTTCATCACTTTACACATGGTGATTGGTAGTCAACGGTGTTATTTAGCAATATTAAATCTTTGGATAACAACCTTTACGAAAGAAGGAACCGTTAATACTACCATAAATGTGTCAAACACTGACCATGGCGATCCAGAGGACTATGTGCTCATCGATGAAGCTGTTGAAGTACTggttgaggaagaggaggccggGGCCTATGAAGGCCGTGTCCGGGAGGTGCAACTCACTCTTGGTCATGTGTGCGAtctacagagacacagagaaaaacGCTTATTTAAATACATTCTGTACTAAATGACAAACAGAGGGAACATGAGAAAACAACAAGCCTAAAAATGGGTTCACACAGATGCAACAATGGGAGCATCATTTAATGTTAggacaattcatttaaaaaggtgAATAAAGTTATAATTCTAAAGACAGCCATGAAATCAAACCCCGTTTCTGAAACCATTTATGGTCagaatgtatttgtgtgtgtgattaatgTATTGACATTCTGTAATTGCCTCTGTATATAGTTGTTGCCATTTCTGCACTAGATTCAAATTGCCTTCACACGCAGGAGGGATTCACAGGAAATGGTGCAGTGCGTACTCTAGCGTTGCGGTTTTTAATTTTTATCTCAATGATATCAGACTCACTGTTGACTGTCCTACAACTGCATCAGAGCTGAATTAAGATACTGATGatgcaaaacaaacatttcaactGCTGCTTCAaattaaaagtgttttttattgtgaagcagtcaTAGACTGACGCAATGTATTTATCACAGAGGTTAGCGCgtccacaaaataaaacatttaaaacgaCTTGAGTTtgttaaggctgttttatgcttctgcgtcaacttcacgccgtagctacgccgtcgctcctacggcgtcgtgatcctttcggagttctgcgtcggggttgctttgcatcgcggtgcatttcaccgccataacgctagggggtgataagtctgaggttatttgcgaggtgtctgccagccagtttatgttatgttatgttagcaagcaaactttagcacaactgcccaaagtgctaatttcaaatttcaaaacgttactgacagagacactttacaaacggataaccccgtcacTGTAACCAAactatgtctgagtttatttgcaaagcttgtgtcagtgaactagcatgttgctactccccacagtaggctgcttgaaacaccgactgtcaacacacaggaccagttgaccaatcacagtccttgcggtctgcgtcgcctcgacgcaaagttacaaatttttggaggtgcgcgtcgagctacggcggagggctcgcggtgacgcagaggggtctgcgggggtacgccgtcgattcaacgcagaagcataaatcagcctttaggCTGCGCTGTTAACAGATCCACCCCAAAGTAGCTACTCGACAAGTGTTTTCTGTAGTGTTGATCCGCACCTGCTGTTACCAACATAACCACGGATGTTGCTATATCACCCAGGAGTTAAATCGTAAGCATTACAACTTAAAGACAAGATCAACGTACCACGAGCTTGTTGGAGATCTTGGCCATGACCATGCCAAAGGTGAGCAGGTACAGACAGGGGTGGAGCTCGAACAGCTGGCTGGACGACTTCTTGAAAATGATGAAGGCCAAGGTGAGGATGAGGCCGACGTGCAAACCAGGACTCAGCACGCTGGTGTCCTAAAGAGAGGGAATTTTATTAAGTATGCCTCACAACATAGCATCTGCTATAGAAGTTATACTGTATCTCCAGACTTGTTTGTTGACCTACAGCCACAGTTGAGCCGTTTTTGCCAACGCCTCCATTCAAAATGACATAGAAGTAGTTGTAGCAGGAGTAGAGGGCCCCGCCGATGATGCCAATGATAGGGAAGACGTACAGCTTCAGTCCAATGATGGGCAACTACAGAAACATAAAGATTAAAAATTAATGCAAAGACTCAAAGCATTCCCCTATAGTAAGAAGAAATGTGCTTATATGAAAGCTGCAGGCATGCCGAGGCGTGATGGGAGGGcaaagcaaaaaataaataataaaaaaaggcaTCATCAGCTTTTTGAGCCAGATCATGTCCAATAGATGACATGTTGCCATTGCATTAGCTAGCCATATTTACCTTCTCACTTTTCTCATGTGATGTTAAGTCAAGCCTCCAAAGGCAGCACagagtaaaagtaaaacacaAATTCTATTTAAGACTAGAATGACAACTAAAAACTAGGAACTGAGTAGATAATTAGTTTGGTGCAAAAACTAATGGAGAAGAAAACTTGTACTATACAAGgtgaaatgaaaatgttcctgtgtgtgtgtgtgtgtgtgtgtgtacagtatgtgagctTCTGTACATATGACTGTACGACATATATCATTCTTAGTTACCGTGCTTTGCCAAAGGCTCACGCCTCCGAAAGCCGACATCACATACATGATCGTGATGGCGACTTGCACCTCTGTGACGTCAATCCTGTGAAGAAAGTAACCGGAAagagtaagattttttttttttatttaagtgacAATATAACTATAGTTTCAGAGTTATATAGGAGCAGAACGGTATCCGTTTTATTACCGGACGCTACTGAACGTGTAACTTACAGGCCAAAGCGGAGGGTCCCGGACACGTAGGTCTGCCAGTGGGCGCAGAAGAACATGAACATCCCGATAAAACCACAGAAGAAGATCCAGTCTGGGAGTCTTCCTATTCCGCATGAAATGCATGTTCCCACAGCAACGAAGACTGAAGgaagaaagacaaacaaataaTGAATATCTCGTCCTGATCGAATAATACACTGCAGTGGATTCTTAATAGaatgcaaaacaaaaagaataatAGCTTGGGTTCAGGTGTCCAGTGAGCAGTACAGTACCTGTGGAGACAGCATCGCAGCCGTGGTCGAAGAGCTCCCCCAGAGCTGAGCTGGTGTTTGTCCTCCTGGCCTGCTTCCCGTCAATGGCGTCCAGAGACTGGTAGATGAACAGACCCAGAGCACTCATGATGAAGGCCCATGCTGGAGCCTGGAggtggggaggggagggggagatTTCTTTTTAGGGATCCCTGCTCACAAGAAGGACCACAGCCTTGTCATCATTTGTTGAAGCAACACACATTTAGGAGAAGCAAGGTAGAGCTTAAAGCAATTGGTTGAATAATCAATTATTCAATGGAAAGAAAAATAATGCGACTATTTTGATGATTGATTGATCGttgaagtcattttttaaagttaaaaaacatttttaaaaaatccctagttccagcttctcaattgtgaatcttttgttgcttttctccatgttatgtcatt
This window contains:
- the chpt1 gene encoding cholinephosphotransferase 1, with the protein product MPHFLWPEPLSPAQLKRLEEHKYSASGRSLFEPPCQIYWNWLVQQTPIWIAPNTLTIVGLMVNILTTVVLVYYCPTATEEAPAWAFIMSALGLFIYQSLDAIDGKQARRTNTSSALGELFDHGCDAVSTVFVAVGTCISCGIGRLPDWIFFCGFIGMFMFFCAHWQTYVSGTLRFGLIDVTEVQVAITIMYVMSAFGGVSLWQSTLPIIGLKLYVFPIIGIIGGALYSCYNYFYVILNGGVGKNGSTVADTSVLSPGLHVGLILTLAFIIFKKSSSQLFELHPCLYLLTFGMVMAKISNKLVIAHMTKSELHLPDTAFIGPGLLFLNQYFNSFIDEHIVLWIAMVLSLLDLTRYCTGVCLQIASHLRIRVFSITPPSHGHRD